The Winogradskyella schleiferi genome has a window encoding:
- a CDS encoding BaiN/RdsA family NAD(P)/FAD-dependent oxidoreductase translates to MANHKDIIIIGGGAAGFFAAVNIAEQHPELSVAILERGKEGLQKVKISGGGRCNVTHAEFIPSELVQNYPRGEKELLGPFHSFMTGDTIAWFEERGVELKIEEDGRMFPVSNSSQTIIDCFLNEAEKHQVEVLYNHAVKTIHPLETGFEIETSQGLFQSKKLLVATGSNPKIWKLLENLGHTIIQPVPSLFTFDIKDKRIKNIPGVVAKNVDIKVVGTSLESNGPLLITHVGMSAPAILKLSAFGAVELAKRKYNFKIEVNFIQLDFEMCLEALKNFKQEFAKKSVVKSAQFDLPKRLWKTLVSASDIADIERWADINKQQLEALSSQLTQAIFQVTGKSTFKEEFVTAGGVDLKEVNFKTFESKRIPNLYFAGEVINVDAVTGGFNFQNAWTGAYIAALSIMLQ, encoded by the coding sequence ATGGCAAACCATAAAGATATCATTATAATTGGAGGAGGCGCAGCAGGTTTTTTTGCCGCTGTCAACATCGCAGAACAGCACCCAGAACTATCAGTTGCTATTTTGGAACGCGGAAAAGAAGGCTTGCAAAAAGTCAAAATCTCAGGTGGTGGACGATGTAACGTTACACATGCCGAGTTTATCCCTTCGGAATTAGTACAGAATTATCCAAGAGGAGAAAAAGAGCTTTTGGGACCCTTTCATAGTTTTATGACAGGCGATACCATTGCTTGGTTCGAAGAACGCGGTGTAGAGTTGAAAATTGAAGAAGATGGAAGAATGTTCCCTGTCTCAAATTCATCACAAACTATTATTGATTGCTTTTTAAATGAAGCCGAAAAACATCAGGTTGAGGTATTGTATAACCATGCTGTGAAAACTATTCATCCTTTAGAAACTGGCTTTGAAATTGAAACTTCACAAGGCCTTTTTCAATCCAAAAAACTATTGGTCGCCACCGGAAGCAATCCTAAAATCTGGAAGTTGCTTGAGAATTTAGGCCACACTATTATTCAACCAGTTCCATCTTTATTTACTTTTGATATTAAGGATAAACGCATCAAGAATATTCCCGGAGTCGTTGCTAAAAATGTTGACATTAAAGTCGTAGGAACCAGTTTAGAATCCAATGGCCCATTATTAATTACGCATGTCGGCATGAGTGCGCCTGCCATTTTAAAACTATCAGCTTTTGGAGCTGTTGAGCTGGCCAAACGCAAATATAATTTTAAGATTGAAGTGAATTTTATTCAACTGGATTTTGAGATGTGTTTAGAAGCACTTAAAAATTTTAAACAAGAGTTTGCTAAAAAATCAGTGGTCAAATCCGCGCAATTCGATTTGCCAAAACGCCTCTGGAAAACGTTGGTTTCAGCTTCAGACATAGCCGACATAGAACGATGGGCAGATATCAATAAACAACAGTTAGAAGCCTTAAGTTCTCAATTAACCCAAGCTATTTTTCAAGTGACGGGAAAAAGTACATTCAAGGAAGAATTTGTGACAGCAGGCGGTGTAGATCTAAAAGAAGTAAACTTTAAAACCTTTGAAAGCAAACGAATTCCCAATCTTTATTTTGCGGGTGAAGTGATAAATGTAGATGCCGTTACAGGTGGATTTAATTTTCAGAATGCATGGACAGGCGCTTATATTGCGGCTCTGTCTATTATGCTACAATAA
- a CDS encoding DUF2254 domain-containing protein encodes MKNYFYRIWNSLGKLESNIAFYPSIISLFGLLFAFFMIYLESKGVSKYLVENAPILVVNNTETARALLTTFVAGLISIMVFSFSLVMILLNQASSNFSPRVLPGLISNRRHQIILGIYNSTLLYCIFTLVSITPNGDKYQMPGFSVLLGIIFMTVSLGAFIYFIHSISQEIQVNTIMDKIFRKSKARLEKLVEAEKHIDTDFEDSSDWKSIMANTTGYMQDVSLKSLAGLAEEHNLKIAIVPIKGAYILKGIPVLKYKGELNEDIDGKEDLETQLIEAFTFSNNELIEDNYILAFKQITEIALKAMSPGINDPGTCINAIDYLTELFALRMTKKDNSYYFNDDKKAVIHIKTVSFEELLYNVMAAMRNYCKHDIIVVQKLFIMFQYLLQQNNVLNENYKEVLIKEVINLKKDALNNHSNEADIKTIEDYMAKLQNVNPSEYTFET; translated from the coding sequence GTGAAAAACTATTTTTATAGAATTTGGAATTCACTAGGTAAACTAGAGAGCAATATTGCTTTCTATCCTTCAATTATTAGTCTTTTTGGATTGCTTTTTGCTTTTTTTATGATTTATTTAGAAAGCAAAGGTGTTTCTAAATATTTGGTGGAAAACGCACCGATTTTAGTAGTTAATAACACCGAAACAGCAAGGGCACTTCTTACAACATTTGTAGCAGGTTTAATCTCCATTATGGTGTTTAGTTTTTCGCTGGTAATGATTTTGCTGAATCAAGCGTCGAGTAATTTTTCGCCAAGGGTACTACCAGGATTGATTTCCAACAGAAGGCATCAGATTATACTCGGTATCTACAACTCCACATTGTTGTACTGTATTTTCACACTGGTATCCATTACACCAAATGGCGACAAATATCAAATGCCTGGTTTTTCAGTGTTATTGGGAATTATTTTCATGACTGTCAGTTTGGGTGCTTTCATTTATTTTATCCATTCCATTTCGCAAGAGATTCAAGTGAATACCATAATGGACAAAATCTTTAGAAAGTCTAAAGCACGTTTAGAAAAGTTGGTGGAAGCTGAAAAACATATTGACACTGACTTTGAAGATTCGTCAGATTGGAAAAGCATCATGGCAAATACTACAGGTTACATGCAAGATGTAAGCTTAAAATCACTTGCTGGTTTAGCAGAAGAACATAATTTGAAAATAGCAATTGTTCCTATAAAAGGTGCATATATCCTAAAAGGGATTCCCGTACTTAAATACAAAGGCGAACTGAATGAAGATATCGATGGTAAAGAGGATTTAGAAACACAGTTAATAGAAGCATTTACATTCTCCAATAATGAACTAATTGAAGATAATTATATCCTTGCCTTTAAGCAAATTACGGAAATTGCACTGAAGGCTATGTCGCCAGGTATAAATGATCCAGGCACATGTATCAATGCCATTGATTACCTAACGGAACTTTTTGCATTACGAATGACTAAAAAAGACAATAGCTATTATTTTAATGACGATAAAAAAGCAGTTATCCATATTAAAACCGTTAGTTTTGAAGAGTTGTTATATAACGTTATGGCAGCTATGCGTAATTATTGTAAACACGATATTATTGTAGTTCAAAAATTATTTATTATGTTTCAATATTTACTTCAACAGAATAATGTATTGAATGAAAACTATAAAGAAGTCCTTATAAAAGAAGTGATCAACCTTAAAAAAGATGCTCTAAATAATCATAGCAACGAGGCAGATATCAAAACCATAGAAGATTATATGGCCAAACTTCAAAATGTAAATCCTTCGGAATATACTTTTGAAACTTAA